In Deinococcus psychrotolerans, the genomic window GCGCGGCGTATTTGCAGCGGGGCCTAATACCCCTAGACGCCTTCGGACTAAAACTTTATACTGAGTTCAAATAATTTTGTATCCAGGTGTACTGATTTAAGCGGGTGCAGCGCCTTTTTCAAGTTTGCAATGCACAGTCTTCCGGTCTAAGCCTCTCGGCACCCGCTTTCCGCTCCCACTCGATCAAGGAGACTGTCAATGAATAAGCCGTGGCTCAAGCACTATCAAGACGGAGTGCCCCATGAATTTGCAGGGGAGGCTTTGACCCTGCCGCAACTTCTTGAACGCGCCTCGGAGCGCTTTGGCAAGGAACCCGCTTTGGAATTTTTGGGCCACCGCCAAACCTACCGCCAGCTCTGGGCCAACGTGCAGCACTTCGCTAGCGGCTTGCAGGCGCTCGGTGTCCAGAAGGGTGACCGGGTGGCGATTATGCTGCCCAACACGCCGCAGTTCGTGGTGGCTTTTTTTGGTGCGGCGCTGGCGGGCGCGGTGGTGGTCAATACCTCGCCGCTGTACGTGGCCCACGAGCTGGAACATCAACTGATCGACTCGGGGGCCAGCGTGCTGGTGATGCTCGACAGCTTCTATCCGCGTTTTGCTGAGATCGAAAACAATCCCGCTCTCAGCGTGCGCCGCGTCATCGTGACCGGTATTCAAGACGCCCTGCCATTTCCCCAAAACTTGCTTTATCCGCTGCTGGAAAAGCGCAAGGGCACTTGGGTGGAGGTCAAAGAGCAGGGCAAGGTGCTGACCTTCGGGCACCTGCTCGAACAAGCCCAAGACCACCACGTCGCGCCCCGCTCGGTGTCTATCGGCGTGGATGACGTGGCGCTGCTGCAGTACACCGGCGGCACCACCGGCGTGCCCAAAGGGGCCATGCTGACCCACCGCAACTTGGTGGCCAACGCCCAGCAAGCCGCCGCTTGGATGCCGGACTTGCGTGACGGCCAAGAAGTCACTCTGGGAGCCATTCCCTTTTTTCACGTCTACGGTATGACGGTGGCCATGAACCTGAGCTTGCTGATCGGGGCCAACATCGTGCTGATTCCCAATCCGCGTGACATCAAAGCGTTGCTGAGCGCCATCGAAAAATCCGGCGTGACGCTGTTTCCCGGCGTGCCGACGCTCTATAACGCCATCAACAACTCGCCGCTGACCCCAGAATACAACCTCAAAACCGTGCGGGCCTGTATTTCGGGCAGCGCTGCCTTACCTTCGGAGACCGCCCGAAAGTTCCGCGAAATTACCGGCGGGGCCAACTTGGTGGAGGGCTATGGCCTGACCGAGAGCAGCCCGATTACCCACACCAATCCGGTGGGCGGCGAGCAAAGGGAAGGCAGCATCGGCTTGCCCCTGCCGGGGATCGACGCCAGCGTGCGCGACGACGAGGGGCGGGAAGTGCCGGTCGGTGAGATCGGTGAACTGTGGGTGGCTGGCCCCAACATCATGGCCGGGTACTGGCAGCGCAGTGACGCCACCGCCGAAACCATCGTGGAGGAGCCGACTGAGGAAGGTCAGGTACGCTGGCTCAAGACTGGCGACATGGCCCGCATGGACGAAGACGGCTATTTCAGCATCGTCGACCGCAAAAAAGAGCTGATCTTGGTGGGCGGCCACAATGTGTATCCGCGTGAAGTCGAAGAAGTGCTCTACCAGCACCCTGCCGTGCTGGAAGCCGCCGTGATCGGCGTGCCGGATACTTACCGGGGCGAGCATGTCAAGGCCTTTGTGGTGCTCAAGCCGGAACACAGCGTCACGCCGGAGCAGATCACCGCTTTTTGCAAACAGCAGCTCAGCGCTTTCAAAGCTCCCCGCAGCGTGGAGTTCAGAAGCGAGTTGCCGCTCTCGGCAGCGGGCAAAGTGCTGCGCCGCGTACTGGCCGAAGAAGAGAAGGCCAAAATGGAGCAAGCCACAGTGGCGGCGAGCGCCGGAGCTTAAACGCCCGCGCTCTCACCCAACCTCGCATTCTCCACCCCAGCCCTGCATTATGATGAGCCAATATGTCGCATACCATCCTCGTCGCGGACGATGAACCGGCCATCCGTACCATGCTGGAAGTCATTTTGTCGGCAGATGGGCACGAGATCGTGGCGGTCGCCGACGGCAAGTCCGCGCTGGAATATCTCCAGACCCACACCCCCGACGTGATGCTGCTCGATATCAACATGCCGTATATGGACGGCTTTGAAATTTGCTCGCGGGTCAAGCGCATCAAGCGCCTGCGCAACACGCCGGTGCTGCTGCTGACCGCTATGGATGACGACCACACCCGCGACCACGCCAAGTTGGTCGGGGCCGATGACATCGTGTCCAAGCCGCTGTCAGGCAAGAATTTGCGGGGCCGCATCACCCATTTGCTGAGCGGACGCCAACCGTAACGGTGAAGAGTGCAGTGAACCGAGCTATCGGGGAGAGAAACACATGGTCTTGAGGTTGTTTTTGCAGTTCTTGAAATTTGTGGGCGCACTGATCGTCGCCGCCGTTTTTATTGGTGTGGGGATCGCCTCCACGTACGGCACCAAATGGGCGCGGGAGTTGCCGGATTTTCGCCAGCTCGATACGCTGAGTCTCGGGGCGATTACCCGCGTCTACGCCCGCGACAACAGCCCGCTGGGTACGCTGGTGCCCAAAGTCGGCGATCAGAAAGTCAGCCGCACCCTGGTCAAGCTCGACGAGATCAGCCCGTTTATGACGGCGGCGCTGATTACCAACGAAGATCGGCGCTTTTTCCAGCATTACGGCCTTGATCCTTACGGCATTGCCCGTCAGTTTCGGCGGTTATCGCAAAAAGAAGATGTGCAGGGCGGCAGCACGCTGACCAATCAGCTTGTCCGCAATACTTTGCTGCTCAAGGAATACCAATTGGCCCGCACCCCAGACCGCAAAATCAAAGAATGGATGCTCAGCGTGCTGGTGGAGCGGGCCTTTACCAAAGAAGAGATTTTGCAGGACTACCTCAACGCCATTTACTGGGGTGACGGCGGGCCGGTGGAACTCTACGGCATCTACTCCGCTTCGCAGGCTTATTTCGGTAAAGCCCCGCGTGACCTCGACTTGGCCCAGAGCGTTTACCTGACCACCTTGGTGCCGAGTCCGCGCGGGCGCTACAACAACTACCCCAATCAGCGCGGCTACATGCGCTCGCTGCTGACCCGCATGGTGCAGGACGGCTGGGTGACGCAGGAGCAGGCCAACGCCGCTTGGAAAGAAAAATTGGTGCCGCGTGGCTGGCAAGTCGCTTACGACGACCAAGGCAAGCTGACCAGCAGCAAACTGGTGGACAAAACGGCGGTCTACCAAAAAGCGGTGACCACCGTGCGCTACCCCGATTTCGTGCAGCAAGTCGAGCAGGAACTCGTCGCCCGCCTGGGACGCGACAAGGTTTACGGCTCCGGCGGTCTGCGGGTCTACACCACGATTGACCCGCGTATTCAGGCGGCGGTGGAAAAGGCCAGTTTGAATGCCCAGATTCCGCCCAGAACGACGCTGGCCGCCGTCATCAGCGATCCGTTCAACGGCGACGTGCTGGGGATGATCGGTCAGAAGCTGCGCCCCGGCGTCACGCCGCCCGAGTGGAACAACGCCGCGCAGGGCCAGCGCCAGATCGGCTCTACCATCAAGCCGCTGCTCTACACCACTGCCCTGTCTACCGACAAATTTACCCAGCTCACCACCCGTGACGACAAGCCGATCAGCTTTCCTTGCCCCAGTTGCAAGGGCGGCTTTTACGCGCCCAAAGACTTTGAAGGCGAGATGACGTTCCGTAACATGACGCTGCGTGAAGCGCTCGACCGCTCGCTCAACTTGCCCACCGTGCGAATTGCCGACGATGTCGGACTGCCGACCTTCTTCGGCAAGCTCAAGGAACTTGGCATTCCGCCCAATGACGGCACCGGCCTCGCGGCGGCGCTGGGCGCGGTCGAGACCACCCCAGTCAAGATGGCGGCGGCTTACGCGCCGTTTGCCAACGGCGGCCTGTATCATCCGCCGCGCTACATCACCCGCGTCACCACTGCACGCGGCGAAGTGCTCTACGACGTGGTCAACGAAGTCGAGCGCCCCAAGCGGGTCTGGTCGCCGCAAGTGGCGTATCTGGGCCTCGACATGATTCAGGGCGTGGTCAACGACCTCACCACCAGCCAAGGCGGCTTTTCCGAACCGGCCCGTATCCCGGGCTGGCCGGTGGGTGGCAAGACCGGCACCAGCAACGGCCCCAAGGATTTGTGGTTCGTGGGTGTCAATCCGTACTACGTCGGGGCAGTCTGGATCGGCATTCAGCAGGGCGGCAACATGGCCACCAACATCTATTCAGGCGTCTGGGCACCGCCGATCTGGCACAACATGATGGTCAGCGCTCTGGCTGGCAAAACTGCCCGTGACTTCGGGCCGCCGCCGCCCGGCATTTACAAGACGGCGCTTCCGCCCATCGGCCCGCTGCAAACGGTTCAGGTAGCCATGCTCGATCCGCGTTTCCGCGACGCCGCCAACGGAGTCCCAGAGCAGATTCCCGCCCGGCCCCAGTATCAAGAGGTAGGCCTCGGCAGCAGCGATCCCTCGACCACCGTGATTTATGTGGACATCACCACCGGGCGGCTGGCCACCGAGTTCACCAAGCCGGCCAATATCGCGCCGCGCCGCATTTACACGTCGCAAATCGCCAGCTACGCTTCCGACGGCGACGTGACGCCGCTGCCCGACGAAACCGCCGACCCCGCCGCCGTCAAAGCCTTTCATCAGTCGAATGGCAATTTGCCCATCACGACGCCGCCCGCGCCGCCAACACCGCCCAAACCCGGCAGCTAGCTCCCTTATCAAAGAGCCATCGGCGGGACAATGCAGCCAGAAGTGCATCAGCTTGGCTGCGTATACTCGCCGAATGCCTTTTCGCCTGTCTTTTTCTTTTCTCCTCCCCGCTCTCCTCGGCGCAGGTCTGCTGCTGAGTTCGGCGTCAGCCGCCGCCTCGGCGCAGCTTCAGGGCGGCACCGACCAGACGGCGGCGCAGCTCAGCGGCCAGCCCACCAAGCTCACCAACCCGCCACGCTTGGTGCAGGGCCGCACGGTGTTGCCGCTCCTCGAAGTTTCGGCGCTGCTGGGCCAGCTGGTCAGCCAAACGCCGGGGCGAATCGCGGTGGGGCGCTTGGTGATTGACCCCACGTCGCTCAACGTCACGCTTGACGCCGCGCCCCAGCCGACCGGCAGCGCCGCGCTGATCGGCGACGTGCTGTATCTGAACGCCAGGGTGCTGGCCGATGGCCTGAACGCCAACCTGAGCTTCTCCGACGATGGCCGCAGCTTCTCGCTGACCGCGCTGCCGCTCGGTGGCGACCCGCTGCTGCCTCAGGCCCGCTTCAGCACCGATAAAGCGGTTTACGCGCCGGGCGAAAAAGTCATTTACACCGACTATCCCTTCGACCCTGACGGCGCAGATATCGTCAGCCGCAAATGGAGCAACAAGCGCGATGTGTATTTCGAGCCGGGCAGCTACACCGTGACCTTGCAAGTCACCAACTCGCGTGGCCAAGTCAGCACTCCTTATTCGCGCACGCTCACTGTGGTTGGCCCGCTGATGGACACGCCGCTGAGCTACGCCCTCAAGTATGCCGACCCTGGCGAGAGCTTCCCCGACACCTTGGTCAACACCTATCCGCTGGTGGGCACCCAGTCTATGGTTACTGCCGCCACCACATTGATTTTTTCCAACAGCCCCGAAGCGCCCGTTCAAAGCGGCCTGCTCTACCAAGACACCGTGTCGGGCCGCGCCCGTTTGCTGGCTTACCACCTCAACGCGCTGAGCCAACCCGCCCGTTTTTATACGGTGGCCCGCAACCTCGAGTCGCGTCCGGTGGAGATCAGCACCGAGCGCCTCGGCGAAACGGCTCCCACCCGCATCGAGGGGCAACTCGGCCAAGTCACGTTGCTCGATTACTTTGCGGGTTCGGCTCAGCAGCGCTTTACCTTGCAGCCTGGCGAGAGCGTGGCCCTCTACGCCAGCCCGACCCTGAATCCGGGCAGCGGCGTGAATGTGCTGCAAGACATCACTACTTCCGGGCGCGTCGAGCTGACTTTCGCCATGCTCGAAGACAAGCTGCCGCCCAGTTCCCCCGTTTTGCAGCAGCTTCCTTACCTGCCTGCCGACGGCAAACACGTGCGCGGCACCTTTCCCAACGCTGTAAAAATCATTCGGGCGCAGCTCAGCTCGCTGCCTGCCCGGATGCTCATCGGCGACGGCCAGATCGACCCGGCCATTCTCGGTAGTGACGTGCTGAGCGGCCAGTCAGTACGGCTGAGCGGCAATTACGGCGTGTTGTACGACATTCAGATCATGGGCACCAGCGGCGTGGCGGTGGCGCTGAGTCCTCGGGGCGGCCTTTACAGGGGAGCCATGAACGTGCAAGACGGCCCGATCAGCCAAACCGTCAAACTGCCGCGCAGTGGAGTGGCCATTACGCCGGACAAGCCCACGCTGCTGTGGCGCTCTCAAAGTGACCAGCTCAAAATAGATTTCGTTCCGGCCAGCGGCAGCAATTTGCCGATCAGCTTGGTATTTTATCAGGCCCGCGCCCCCGGCACGCTGGGCAGCCTCACCAAAACCTACAACCCATGAAGCTGACCTCGTGAAACTTCGCTGGACATCCCGCAGCCTGCGGGTGCGCTTGGACGACCTGGAAGTGGCGGCCCTGCTCGGCGGTGAGCGCTTGGAAGCGGCGCTGAACTGGCCGGGCGGCGGCTGGCGGGTGGTGCTCGACCCCCACAGCGCTGAAGTGGTGGGCGACGGGCCGCGCTTGACGGTGGGTCTGCAAGGCAGCCTAGCTCAACTGGCCGACCCGCACACCGAGGGCGTCCGGCTGAGCGGCCCCGTGCGTGTAGACGTGGAAAAAGACTACCGCCCCGAACACTTGGAGTGAAACGGAGCGGTTGGTTGCGCTAGGGTTGCTGTATTACGGAGCGCTGACCCGCACGTCGGCCAGAATGCGCTTGGCGGCGGGATTGATGAGCTGCTGAACCGTATTGCTATAAATCAGTTTGCCCGCAGCGTTGTTGACGCTCACCCGCACGGCATATTGCCCGCTGCTGGTAAAGCGGCGCGGGCTGGAGACGATTTGGTAGCTGACCGGCAACGAGGCGCTGGGAAAGGTGGTGCTCACCAAGGTTTTGGCGGCAGTCGGGACGGTAATGTCGCGCAGTTCCACCGTCACTTTGCTGCCTGCCGGTAAATCGGTGCGTCCGGCGCTGCCGGTGGCGACGCGCCCGCGAACGTCTACCCAGTCGGCAGGAATGTTCTGATCCACAAACGCCGGAACCGTGCGGCGGGCAGGCGCGGCGGCTTTCTGGCCGGGTTTGGTGATGGTCACGCCGTTGATGACGGTCTGGGCTTGGGTGGTGGGCGCGGCGCTGAGCAGCAAGGTGGCGGCAAAAAGTGAGAAAATCTTCATGTGTCTAGGGTAACAAGCCGAGGTGAGGAAAAAGCGCAGCGCGTTGCAATGCTGTCAGGAAACCGTCAGTTCATTACTTACGGCAGGCGCGACTGCTCGGCGCTCTGCTTTTGACATACTGCCTGCATGCCCCGTTTGCCCACTGCCCACCTCGCCCTCGCCCTTGACCCGGCGCTGATCCCACTGCTGGAAGCTGGCCCGCTGCCGGAGTTGCCGCCCGCCGCCGACCCGCTGGCGTCGCTGATCCGCAGCGTCAACGCCCAGCAGCTTTCTGTCAAGGCGGCGGCGGCCATTGCCGAGCGGGTGGCGGCGGCCACCGACAATTTTGACTCCACTTCTCTGCTCAGCGCCGCGCCGGAAACGCTGCGGGCGCTGGGCCTGTCGTGGGCCAAAGTCCGCACCGTGCAGGCCATTGCCGCCGCCGAGCAAAGCGGCCAGATTGACTTCGCTCACCTGGCCGGCTTGGACGATGAAGCGGTGATTGCCGCACTGACCGTCTTGCCGGGGATTGGTCGCTGGACGGCCGAGATGTTTTTACTCTTCGCGCTGGCCCGCCCCGACGTTTTTAGTTTCGGGGACTTGGCGCTGCGAAAAGCGCTGGCGCAGTATTACCCTGACCAAGATCACGTGGCGGTGGTGCGAGGTTGGCAGCCGCACCGCAGTTACGCGGCCCGGTTGCTGTGGCGCACCTTTCACGTCACGCCGGAGGTGGCCGGGGCGGTCAGGCGTTTGGCATGAGCGCCTCGGCCACCTCGGCAGCGCAGGCCAGTCGGCAGACTGACGACCTGTACACTTGAAGAAGCCGCTGCACTTCGGATTTTTTAAGCCTGCGTGAGCTATCCTAAGGACAATCATGAATTATCCCAGTCTGGTATGGCATCTCAAGCGCACGGAGCTGTTCGCGGATTTGGAGCTGGCTGAGCTGGAAAAAGTGGCTGCTGCGACGCCCTACCGCTCTTACCAGTCCGGCGAAGTCATCTACCGCATGGATGATCCGGCGGACGCCCTTTACTTTGTGCGCTCCGGCCTGGTCAAGATCAGCAAGCTTTTTCCCAACGGCAAAGAAGCCATTCTCAGCGTGGTGGGTCAGCATGACACCTTCGGCGAACTGCTCTTGCAACCCGAAGAGCGCCGCCCCACCCAGGCCGAAACGCTTGAGCGAACCACTTTGATTGTCTTGCCGCGTGGAGAGCTGCAAAAATTGCTGATTGCCAAGCCTGACCTTGCCATGAAGCTGATTCGGTTGATGGCCGCCCGGTTGTTCGAGGCCCAGTCTTGGAGCGCCGAGGTCAGCGCCTACAGCGCACCTGAGCGGGTCGCCAGCTTGCTCTACCGCCTCGCGCGTGAGTTTGGCCGTCCACATCCGCAGGGCGTAGAGCTGAGCTTGCGCCTCAACCAGGAAGACATCGCCCGGATGGTGGGAGCCACCCGCGAAACGGTGAGCCACAGCCTGAGTAAGCTCAAGCAGGGCGGAGCCATCGTGCGTCCCCGAACGCCGATCATTGTGCGGATGGACGCCCTCAAGCGCTACATCGAAACCGGCCAGTAAGAGCGGCGCGGCCAAATGCATCCCAAACACATTCACTACCTCGAAGGGCGGGGCGAGCAAGCTGAAGGCCTTTTGCTGGCCTTTTTGCAGCGGCTCGGCTCAGAGCCGGGTCTGCTTGGCGCGTACTTGCTTGCCGCGCCCACGCAGCCGGATGTGTGGCTGCTTGAAAGTCACTGGGAAGGTGAGGTGCCGGTGCTCGACATCCCGCAGGGCTATCAGCACTGGAGCTTTGAGGTGCGGGCAGCGCTCGGGGAAGGCGGTCAAGCGACGTGATCTCGCATCTGGGGTGAAGACTGGGAACGTGCCGGATTGCCTGTCTTAAAAGACATTCAGAAATCTGAAAGGGTAGAATGTTTATCCTTGACTCAGCCAGCGCTCATGCTCGGCTGAGGATCAAGGCCGTATCTTCTCCCCCACTTCCCCCGCTGGATTCAGGGCCAACCGTCAGGAGGCCCACACCGCCAGCGGCCTAACCCTCTATCATCAAGCTTAGTTCTGTCAAAATTCTGACAAGCCCGCTGCCCGTAGGTTCGGAGCCGTCCGCCCTTCCTGCCCTGATCCGCGCCCGTATATGGTCAGTGCCTTTTTTCTACGTCATTCAAAGGAGCAGCAGTATGGCCACCTCGCACTCGCCGCCAATCTATACTCTGTTTATGCGCCGCAGCGCGACTTCTCCTTTGTTGTCTGGCTTGCTGACCGATAAGGGTCGGCAGCGCAGCGTCAATCAGGACGCGGGTTTGGCGGTGGAGTCGCTTTCGGGCGGGCTTTACGCTGTTGCTGATGGAATGGGCGGGCACGCGGCGGGCGAGTTGGCCGCCAATTTGGCCCTCGACGCGCTGGGCAATACCTTCCTCAAAGGACGCAAGCGTCCGCCGGAGCGGCTCGCCGAAGCGGTGCAGGCGGCCAACCTCGAAGTGATGCACCACGCGGTTGGCGAGTACGTCGGCATGGGCACCACTTTGGTGGCGCTGGCCATCGACAAGGGCGCGGCGTTGCTGGCCCACGTCGGCGATTCACGGGCTTATCTGCTGCGCGGCGGCGAGCTGACCCGCCTTACCGAAGACCATTCGTGGGTGGCCGAGCAGGTGCGGTTGGGCCACCTCACCGAGGCCGAAGCGCGTGAGCACCAGTGGCGCAGTGTGGTGAGCAACGCGCTGGGCGGTGAAGAACGGGTGCGCTTAGAGTTGTACGGGTTTGCGCTCAAACAAGGCGACCGCTTGATGCTGTGCAGTGACGGCCTGAGCGGCGTGGTCGAGGAGCATGATCTCAAGGCCATGTTGGGCTGGGGGCTGCCGCCGGCGATCACGGTGCAGCGCTTGGTGGACGCCGCCAATTCGCTGGGCGGGCCCGACAACGTCACGGCGGTGGTGGTCGACGTGGACTGCCAGCAGCCCCTACCGAGCTACAGCTTGCCGCCGCGCCAAAACGACGGCCCCATTTATGTCGATGTCTTGCTGGGCAGCCGCAAAGGCAGCAGCCCGCTGGTCTACGCGGCGCTGGCCTTGGTGTACTTCGCCTTGATGGGAGCGCTGCTCTTTCAAGAGGAGCGCACCTTTATTTTGTCGGTCTCGGCGGCGGCGCTCATCGGCGTGCTGCTTTGGATGAAGTGGCACAGCCAACGCCGCCTTCAGCAGGCCCTGCCTCAAGCGTTGCGGCTGAAGAAAACTGCGGGCCCGCCAAAAGACCAGCAAGACTTGAATTGAGGTTTGGGAAAGTAGGCGGCAGGTTGCGGGAAGAAAGCGAGTTTGGATGAAGGCTACGCACGCCCGTTACAATGAAGCCATGACCGATTCATCTCGCCCGGCCAAACGTGTGATCTCGACTGCCGAAGCCCCCGCTGCCATCGGGCCGTACAGCCAAGCGGTACGCTTCGGCAACCTGCTCATCACCAGCGGCCAAATTCCGCTGACGCCCGCAGGCGACCTGGTCGAAGGCGGCATCGCCGAGCAGAGCAAGCAAGTATTGGACAACTTGGCGGCTCTGCTGGCAGAAGCAGGCGCGGATTTCGGCGACGTGGTCAAAACCACCGTATTTCTGAGCGACATGAACAACTTCGCGGCCATGAATGCCGTCTACGCCGAGTATTTCAAGGCTCCTTACCCGGCCCGCTCGACGGTGCAGGTGGCCCGCCTCCCGCGTGACGTGATGGTCGAGATCGAAGTGATGGCGCAGCTCCAGTAACGTTTTGCCGCGCTCACTCGGCTCCGCTGCTTTGACTGCACTGGCTTGACTTCAGCGCAGCCTGTAAGTAACATGCTGACATGTTGAGGCGCAACTTATGACGGTTTCCAGCCGCTTTTCCGTGGCCTCGCACGTGCTGGCGCTGCTCAGTCTTTATCCGGAACAGGCCATGAGCTCCGAAAAGCTGGCGTGCAGCGTGGGCGTCAATCCGGTGATCGTGCGCGGCATTAGCAGCATGATGCGCCGCGCCGGATTGGTGTGCTCGCAGCAGGGCGTGACTGGCCTCAAGCTGGCGAGGGCCGCCGACCAGATCAGCTTGCTGGACATTTACCAAGCGGTGCAGCCCCCAGAGCGATTGATCGCTCTCCATGAGCATCCCAGCCAAGACTGCACGGTGGGCCGGCACATTCAGGCTGCGCTGGGCCAAATCTGCGCCGAGGCACAAGCGGCTTTGGAAGCCCGGCTGGCCCAGACTTCTTTAGCGGCGCTGGCCCAAGAACTGCACCAAATGGAGCTGGGGAACTTGAAGTTGGGCGATTTAGAATTGAATCAATTGAAACAAAGTCTGCGTCATATCGATAATATGGGCCGCATTCAGGATGTGTCGGCTGACTGAACGTTCGGTCAAGAATTGCTCAAAATGGCTGAACACCCAAGAGAACGGCTCCGTAAGCAGAGGATTCAAGGACGTTTTACTGTGAGGAGGCTGTTAAGCTGAGTGCATGACTGCTCCTGCTCTGATTCCCACGCCGGTCGCCGCGCCGACGCTGCGCGAACTGCTGCTCAACCGCATCCAAAAAGACATCCCGCTGGTGAAGCGCCCCTACGCGGTGCTGGCGCAGGAAGTGGGCCTGAGCGAAGCCGAAGCGCTCACCATT contains:
- a CDS encoding Rrf2 family transcriptional regulator — its product is MTVSSRFSVASHVLALLSLYPEQAMSSEKLACSVGVNPVIVRGISSMMRRAGLVCSQQGVTGLKLARAADQISLLDIYQAVQPPERLIALHEHPSQDCTVGRHIQAALGQICAEAQAALEARLAQTSLAALAQELHQMELGNLKLGDLELNQLKQSLRHIDNMGRIQDVSAD
- a CDS encoding response regulator, coding for MSHTILVADDEPAIRTMLEVILSADGHEIVAVADGKSALEYLQTHTPDVMLLDINMPYMDGFEICSRVKRIKRLRNTPVLLLTAMDDDHTRDHAKLVGADDIVSKPLSGKNLRGRITHLLSGRQP
- a CDS encoding YbaY family lipoprotein, with product MKIFSLFAATLLLSAAPTTQAQTVINGVTITKPGQKAAAPARRTVPAFVDQNIPADWVDVRGRVATGSAGRTDLPAGSKVTVELRDITVPTAAKTLVSTTFPSASLPVSYQIVSSPRRFTSSGQYAVRVSVNNAAGKLIYSNTVQQLINPAAKRILADVRVSAP
- a CDS encoding PP2C family protein-serine/threonine phosphatase produces the protein MATSHSPPIYTLFMRRSATSPLLSGLLTDKGRQRSVNQDAGLAVESLSGGLYAVADGMGGHAAGELAANLALDALGNTFLKGRKRPPERLAEAVQAANLEVMHHAVGEYVGMGTTLVALAIDKGAALLAHVGDSRAYLLRGGELTRLTEDHSWVAEQVRLGHLTEAEAREHQWRSVVSNALGGEERVRLELYGFALKQGDRLMLCSDGLSGVVEEHDLKAMLGWGLPPAITVQRLVDAANSLGGPDNVTAVVVDVDCQQPLPSYSLPPRQNDGPIYVDVLLGSRKGSSPLVYAALALVYFALMGALLFQEERTFILSVSAAALIGVLLWMKWHSQRRLQQALPQALRLKKTAGPPKDQQDLN
- a CDS encoding DNA-3-methyladenine glycosylase family protein; translated protein: MPRLPTAHLALALDPALIPLLEAGPLPELPPAADPLASLIRSVNAQQLSVKAAAAIAERVAAATDNFDSTSLLSAAPETLRALGLSWAKVRTVQAIAAAEQSGQIDFAHLAGLDDEAVIAALTVLPGIGRWTAEMFLLFALARPDVFSFGDLALRKALAQYYPDQDHVAVVRGWQPHRSYAARLLWRTFHVTPEVAGAVRRLA
- a CDS encoding transglycosylase domain-containing protein codes for the protein MVLRLFLQFLKFVGALIVAAVFIGVGIASTYGTKWARELPDFRQLDTLSLGAITRVYARDNSPLGTLVPKVGDQKVSRTLVKLDEISPFMTAALITNEDRRFFQHYGLDPYGIARQFRRLSQKEDVQGGSTLTNQLVRNTLLLKEYQLARTPDRKIKEWMLSVLVERAFTKEEILQDYLNAIYWGDGGPVELYGIYSASQAYFGKAPRDLDLAQSVYLTTLVPSPRGRYNNYPNQRGYMRSLLTRMVQDGWVTQEQANAAWKEKLVPRGWQVAYDDQGKLTSSKLVDKTAVYQKAVTTVRYPDFVQQVEQELVARLGRDKVYGSGGLRVYTTIDPRIQAAVEKASLNAQIPPRTTLAAVISDPFNGDVLGMIGQKLRPGVTPPEWNNAAQGQRQIGSTIKPLLYTTALSTDKFTQLTTRDDKPISFPCPSCKGGFYAPKDFEGEMTFRNMTLREALDRSLNLPTVRIADDVGLPTFFGKLKELGIPPNDGTGLAAALGAVETTPVKMAAAYAPFANGGLYHPPRYITRVTTARGEVLYDVVNEVERPKRVWSPQVAYLGLDMIQGVVNDLTTSQGGFSEPARIPGWPVGGKTGTSNGPKDLWFVGVNPYYVGAVWIGIQQGGNMATNIYSGVWAPPIWHNMMVSALAGKTARDFGPPPPGIYKTALPPIGPLQTVQVAMLDPRFRDAANGVPEQIPARPQYQEVGLGSSDPSTTVIYVDITTGRLATEFTKPANIAPRRIYTSQIASYASDGDVTPLPDETADPAAVKAFHQSNGNLPITTPPAPPTPPKPGS
- a CDS encoding RidA family protein, with translation MTDSSRPAKRVISTAEAPAAIGPYSQAVRFGNLLITSGQIPLTPAGDLVEGGIAEQSKQVLDNLAALLAEAGADFGDVVKTTVFLSDMNNFAAMNAVYAEYFKAPYPARSTVQVARLPRDVMVEIEVMAQLQ
- a CDS encoding long-chain-fatty-acid--CoA ligase, with protein sequence MNKPWLKHYQDGVPHEFAGEALTLPQLLERASERFGKEPALEFLGHRQTYRQLWANVQHFASGLQALGVQKGDRVAIMLPNTPQFVVAFFGAALAGAVVVNTSPLYVAHELEHQLIDSGASVLVMLDSFYPRFAEIENNPALSVRRVIVTGIQDALPFPQNLLYPLLEKRKGTWVEVKEQGKVLTFGHLLEQAQDHHVAPRSVSIGVDDVALLQYTGGTTGVPKGAMLTHRNLVANAQQAAAWMPDLRDGQEVTLGAIPFFHVYGMTVAMNLSLLIGANIVLIPNPRDIKALLSAIEKSGVTLFPGVPTLYNAINNSPLTPEYNLKTVRACISGSAALPSETARKFREITGGANLVEGYGLTESSPITHTNPVGGEQREGSIGLPLPGIDASVRDDEGREVPVGEIGELWVAGPNIMAGYWQRSDATAETIVEEPTEEGQVRWLKTGDMARMDEDGYFSIVDRKKELILVGGHNVYPREVEEVLYQHPAVLEAAVIGVPDTYRGEHVKAFVVLKPEHSVTPEQITAFCKQQLSAFKAPRSVEFRSELPLSAAGKVLRRVLAEEEKAKMEQATVAASAGA
- a CDS encoding copper amine oxidase N-terminal domain-containing protein, which produces MPFRLSFSFLLPALLGAGLLLSSASAAASAQLQGGTDQTAAQLSGQPTKLTNPPRLVQGRTVLPLLEVSALLGQLVSQTPGRIAVGRLVIDPTSLNVTLDAAPQPTGSAALIGDVLYLNARVLADGLNANLSFSDDGRSFSLTALPLGGDPLLPQARFSTDKAVYAPGEKVIYTDYPFDPDGADIVSRKWSNKRDVYFEPGSYTVTLQVTNSRGQVSTPYSRTLTVVGPLMDTPLSYALKYADPGESFPDTLVNTYPLVGTQSMVTAATTLIFSNSPEAPVQSGLLYQDTVSGRARLLAYHLNALSQPARFYTVARNLESRPVEISTERLGETAPTRIEGQLGQVTLLDYFAGSAQQRFTLQPGESVALYASPTLNPGSGVNVLQDITTSGRVELTFAMLEDKLPPSSPVLQQLPYLPADGKHVRGTFPNAVKIIRAQLSSLPARMLIGDGQIDPAILGSDVLSGQSVRLSGNYGVLYDIQIMGTSGVAVALSPRGGLYRGAMNVQDGPISQTVKLPRSGVAITPDKPTLLWRSQSDQLKIDFVPASGSNLPISLVFYQARAPGTLGSLTKTYNP
- a CDS encoding Crp/Fnr family transcriptional regulator, whose amino-acid sequence is MNYPSLVWHLKRTELFADLELAELEKVAAATPYRSYQSGEVIYRMDDPADALYFVRSGLVKISKLFPNGKEAILSVVGQHDTFGELLLQPEERRPTQAETLERTTLIVLPRGELQKLLIAKPDLAMKLIRLMAARLFEAQSWSAEVSAYSAPERVASLLYRLAREFGRPHPQGVELSLRLNQEDIARMVGATRETVSHSLSKLKQGGAIVRPRTPIIVRMDALKRYIETGQ